Proteins encoded by one window of Salvia splendens isolate huo1 chromosome 5, SspV2, whole genome shotgun sequence:
- the LOC121802553 gene encoding uncharacterized protein LOC121802553, producing MQFVGSSSFSTPLRGSIQIGAIPVVVSPINDPDSAPSGISLFDPTPVMVDTRSADMRRLEKLVKTTMVDFSAKISDSDRRREESEEARDLTFKEFREELLALQLQQNELMSRFVSPPNGAQNAHFAGGAQPRQQYFATRQSKVGFPIFSGEDLPGWILRCDHFFAVDLTPDEAKVRLAVINFEGRALQWFQNWAKYQDRAMATPWPMFLRALEGRFGDQLLGDPMTELLALKQTGFSRCPSLAATISLESHGLNFEEKRRKGGRRQALLWLWSCRESGGLEERFCSKKVILPK from the exons ATGCAATTTGTTGGttcttcttcattctctacTCCTCTTCGTGGTTCAATCCAAATAGGTGCAATTCCGGTTGTTGTTTCACCTATCAACGACCCCGATTCCGCACCAAGTGGTATCAGCCTCTTCGATCCGACCCCTGTGATGGTGGACACACGTTCCGCCGATATGCGGCGGTTGGAAAAGCTAGTCAAAACAACAATGGTGGACTTCTCTGCTAAGATCTCTGATTCTGATCGGCGTCGTGAAGAATCAGAGGAAGCACGCGATCTCACATTCAAAGAATTCAGAGAGGAACTCCTTGCTCTGCAATTGCAACAAAATGAACTGATGTCTCGCTTCGTTTCACCACCGAATGGTGCTCAGAATGCTCACTTTGCTGGTGGCGCGCAACCTCGCCAACAATACTTTGCTACTCGACAATCAAAGGTTGGCTTTCCTATTTTCAGTGGTGAAGATCTACCTGGTTGGATCCTTCGTTGTGATCATTTTTTTGCGGTGGATCTGACACCGGATGAAGCAAAAGTGCGTCTCGCGGTGATTAACTTCGAAGGCCGCGCACTTCAATGGTTTCAAAACTGGGCTAAGTATCAAGATCGAGCTATGGCGACTCCATGGCCGATGTTTCTAAGAGCTTTGGAAGGCAGATTTGGCGATCAATTACTGGGCGATCCGATGACTGAGCTTCTGGCACTCAAACAAACAG GGTTCTCCAGGTGTCCTTCCTTGGCTGCCACAATTTCTTTGGAGTCTCATGGGCTGAATTTTGAGGAGAAAAGGaggaaaggaggaagaagacAAGCTCTCCTTTGGTTATGGAGCTGTCGAGAATCTGGGGGATTGGAGGAGAGATTTTGCTCCAAGAAAGTGATCCTCCCAAAGTAG